From the genome of Miscanthus floridulus cultivar M001 chromosome 10, ASM1932011v1, whole genome shotgun sequence, one region includes:
- the LOC136489958 gene encoding putative glycine-rich cell wall structural protein 1, translating to MAGTKLVSLGLIVLMSMGLANAVRVARYSSADGTGTGQGEGGGYVNGGGSGSGSGTGSGDSGPYGTHASAGGGGGGGGTSQYGGSGYGTGSGSGSGSSTYSEGGYSGYGESSNAGGAGGGGGGGQAGGAWNSNAQGSGSGTGSGSSYANRYWDGSDAGASANGNGGGTGNSENGGGGGGSGAGTGYGNAYP from the coding sequence ATGGCAGGAACAAAGCTAGTATCACTGGGGCTCATTGTCCTCATGAGCATGGGATTAGCCAATGCTGTTAGGGTGGCTAGATACTCTAGTGCTGATGGGACTGGCACAGGACAGGGAGAGGGTGGCGGATATGTGAATGGCGGGGGATCAGGGTCTGGGTCTGGCACCGGATCAGGTGATAGTGGTCCTTATGGTACCCATGCAAGTGCCGGAgggggtggtggaggtggtggaacTAGCCAATACGGTGGGTCTGGATATGGTACAGGGTCAGGGTCAGGTTCAGGGTCTAGTACATATAGTGAAGGAGGGTATTCTGGCTATGGAGAGTCTTCTAATGCTGGTGGTgccggtgggggtgggggtggaggACAAGCCGGAGGTGCTTGGAATTCCAATGCTCAAGGATCCGGTAGCGGCACCGGTTCTGGCTCTAGCTATGCTAACAGGTATTGGGATGGTTCTGATGCGGGTGCAAGTGCGAACGGCAATGGAGGTGGCACAGGAAATAGTGAaaatggtggcggtggcggcggttctGGTGCCGGAACTGGATATGGCAATGCCTACCCATAA